The Orcinus orca chromosome 1, mOrcOrc1.1, whole genome shotgun sequence DNA window AGAGCCAGGGACTCCACCCGTGGAGCCCGGGGCCTGCCGACCCACCGGCTTAGGAGCGCCCATCAAACTCTGGGTAAGGAAGCTCACCTGGGGCCAAGACGCCCGTTCTGGGGAACTAGAGGCCACTCGCCTGCTCCGGCCGGCCCCTCCCCCATTTCCATGGCTCCAGCACAAACTACTTCAGAGACCTCTGAACCCCAGTGCTGAGGGAAGGGACCCTGAGGGGAGCTAGACGCCAGCATCTTCCtggtccacccctcccccaggcagcTTGGGCCGCACTCAGGATAGGTCAGAATACCCCCATCCCACTTCCGGGAGGGGTCATCTAtcttagtttctttttgttttttggctgcgccccGAGGCTTGTGGtagtgggatcttagctccccgacccgggatcaaacccagaccctcggcagtgaaagcacagagtcctaaccactggaccgccagggaattcccggggtCATCTATCAAATCTCAGCCAGGGTGCAGGGACTAGGGACCAGGTCGGCCTTGTGCCCAGCAgggtccccagcacccagctcaaGGGCAGAGGGCCCCCAAAATGTTGAAAGACAGGAACAGAGGCTTGGGGTTCAGGCTGGCGGTGTGAGGGCCCGGAGTGTGTGCGGAGCAAACATGCACACAGAGAGTAGGCAAAGCGATGACAGGAAGAGGCACGGGGCGGGGCTGGAAAGTTTtggcctggagaggtgggaggagtgtcctgttctccctcctcctgggGCAGCTCCACCCGCCCTGGTGGCCCAGCCCATCCACTTGTGCCAAGGAATGTGCCTGGGAGAGGCAGCCTGGGAGGCGGGCGGGCGGGGCAGCAAAGCTGCGGCCACCCGGAGGCAGCACACAGGTCTGAGGCTGAGGGGCCGGGGCTCAGATGGGGCAGGGACCCCAAATGCCCCCCCCGGGGCACACGTGTAGTCTTCAGAGAAGAGCCAGGCATCCCCCTAATTCCTTGTCCCACCGGTAGGCATCTGGCCTCTCCAAGAATTCTCCCTGAGCACCCTAAGTTTTCTGTGCTCAGCCCAGGCACTGTGAGCCAAGGAGCTTTCTGGTGCTGGCGATGGCGGTGGTGGTGTGTGCTTAGGCGCTCTCTGTGCTGGCCTCCGTAAGTCAGGGTTCTTCTGAGACAAaaactgggggttggggacctggCTCCAGGGTCCAGGGTTACTGAGGCAGCCTTCTGGCTGAGGAGGACCCTCCACTCCTTGCTGAGTCGAGGCTGACCAGCCCCTCTCAATGGGGGAACTAAATAGCCCCCAGGCTAGGCTGGGGAGGGGTTGGGGTTATGATCACTGGGGAAGCTGGGCCAGCCTCCCCTGGCCTGAAGGAAGCAGCTTGGTGGCCAGCTACCACCCGCATGCATGCCCGGGTACACAGCCTACCCTGGGACTCAGTGACCAGGTTCAGCCTGGACCTGGGCGAAAAGGGACCTGTGGATGGGGGCAGATACCtaattcccccccccccgccctttgTCTCTAGGTCAACGTGGAGGTGCCGGGCCACCATGCTCAGTCTCAAGCTGCCCCAACTCCTTCGCGTCCACCAGGTCCCCAGGGTGAGGGAGTCACCAACTCCTACTTCTCAGGGGACTGGCTGGGGCaaagtttcttctctttttgcaaGTGCAGAAGTCCCTGCTCTAGGCTAACTCTTATCCCTGCCATTTCAGTGTGGGACTCTTCTGCTCTCTAAGGAACAGGCTTGTGACCTGCTCCCTAGAGCCCAGAACACTCTTTTATCCAGAGTCGGCTTCCTCAGAGCACCCTGTGTCCATCCTATCTTGTCCCCTTACTCTGCCTCTTCTGTTTCTCACCTGCTCTCTGGGTACTGGAAACTGTGGTGAGATGGGGTTGGATTTAGTTTTACTTTGGGGCCATTGTGATCTCCAGCCCATTCCCTTCCACCCTGCTTCCAGAGAAAGGGTGGGACACAGTGGAGTCCCTTGGAGAGAAAGGGTGGGACACAGTGACTCCTCTCCTCCCTTGCCCCCCACAACCCCAGGTGTTCTGGGAAGATGGTATCATGTCTGGCTACCGCCGCCCCACCAGCTCGGCCTTGGACTGTGTCCTCAGCTCCTTCCAGATGACCAACGAGACCGTCAACATCTGGACTCACTTCCTGCCCACTTGGTGAGGGAGGCTCTGTCCCAGGCTTGGGCGTCGAGCTCAAGGGGGTACTCAGGCGGACCGGGACCGTCCGGGCCCGCGGGCAGCACTGGGAGTCGCTGGGGGTCCGGTGGCCTGAGCACATGCCTGCCGCAGGTACTTCCTGTGGCGCCTCCTGGCGCTGGCGGGAGGCCAGGGCTTCCGGTCGGAGCCCTACCACTGGCCGCTGCTCGTCTTCCTGCTGCCCGCCTGCCTCTACCCGTTTGCGTCGTGCTGCGCGCACACCTTCAGCTCCATGTCACCCCGCGCGCGTCACATCTGCTACTTCCTGGACTACGGCGCGCTCAGCCTCTACAGCCTGGGTGAGCCCCGCGGCGGAGGCTGGGGCGGTgggcaggggggcgggggcgttccggggcggggcgggggtgtggCGCGGGGTCTCCGGGGCGGGGcctcagctcccctccccccctccccccgccaggCTGCGCCTTCCCCTATGCCGCCTACTCCATGCCGGCCTCCTGGCTGCACAGCCGCCTGCACCAGCTATTTGTGCCCGCCGCCGCACTCAATTCTTTCCTGTGCACCGGCCTCTCCTGCTACTCCCGGTGGGTTCTCGGCCAGTGGTGAAGGGGAAGGCGGAGGGACAGGACAGAGCACCCACAAACACCTGGACACCCAGGACCACTGGGGTGTGCCTGCGTTTCACTGCTCTTGAACAACATTGGTAACAATGGGACCGTTTATTGAGGACTTACTGTGCCCAGACCCTGTGCACCAGCACCATCCCTGCGCTGTCTCTAACTCTCACAAGCCACCTAAGAGGCAGGTGTCTATCCCCGTCTAACAGCTGTTGTCACTCACAGAGGAGTCATGTGGCCTAAGGGCTTTCATAGCCACTAAGCTACACTGACATTCCATCTTGGCCAaaggtcccctgccctcctctgACCCCCACCCCAGCATAAGGATGGTGACCAGCCTTTCACTCCCGCCTCCCAGGTTCCCAGAGCTAGAAAGCCCTGCGCTCAGTAAGATCCTCCGCACGGCTGCCTTCACCTATCCCTTTCTGTTCGACAACCTCCCGCTCTTCTATCGGGTAAGGCTCCTGCTTTCCTGTCCTGACCCTCACAGTgcccactcccagccctgccccctcgATCCCTGACTCAGCCCTGCTGCCCACCCTCCTAGCCCAGCACCCAGTC harbors:
- the PAQR6 gene encoding membrane progestin receptor delta isoform X7; translation: MLSLKLPQLLRVHQVPRVFWEDGIMSGYRRPTSSALDCVLSSFQMTNETVNIWTHFLPTWYFLWRLLALAGGQGFRSEPYHWPLLVFLLPACLYPFASCCAHTFSSMSPRARHICYFLDYGALSLYSLGCAFPYAAYSMPASWLHSRLHQLFVPAAALNSFLCTGLSCYSRFPELESPALSKILRTAAFTYPFLFDNLPLFYRLGLCWGRGHSCGQEALSTSHGYHLFCALLTGFLFASHLPERLAPGRFDYIGHSHQLFHICAVLGTHFQLEAVLADMGSRRAWLAMQEPPLGLAGTVATLGLAVAGNLLIIAAFTASLFQAPSTCPLLQGGPLERNTKAKLQ
- the PAQR6 gene encoding membrane progestin receptor delta isoform X3 yields the protein MGLGHPARLSGGWTRLGLFSGSPLSPTPRPGLARLPATLFSLPLARLARARDSTRGARGLPTHRLRSAHQTLGVLGRWYHVWLPPPHQLGLGLCPQLLPDDQRDRQHLDSLPAHLVREALSQAWASSSRGYSGGPGPSGPAGSTGSRWGSGGLSTCLPQVLPVAPPGAGGRPGLPVGALPLAAARLPAARLPLPVCVVLRAHLQLHVTPRASHLLLPGLRRAQPLQPGFPELESPALSKILRTAAFTYPFLFDNLPLFYRATATSYSTSVQCWAHTSSWRRCWLIWDLAEPGWPCRNRRWAWRAQWPHWAWQWLGTCSSLLLSQLPYFRLPVRAPCCRVARWRGIQRPNYSEAPALSLPWREAEARCPPPRPHPRAGEEPRPRPDKTGALLSLEPRGVAEERVRRSEGRGEERGWEAGRE
- the PAQR6 gene encoding membrane progestin receptor delta isoform X2, with protein sequence MTGRGTGRGWKVLAWRGGRSVLFSLLLGQLHPPWWPSPSTCAKECAWERQPGRRAGGAAKLRPPGGSTQVNVEVPGHHAQSQAAPTPSRPPGPQGVLGRWYHVWLPPPHQLGLGLCPQLLPDDQRDRQHLDSLPAHLVREALSQAWASSSRGYSGGPGPSGPAGSTGSRWGSGGLSTCLPQVLPVAPPGAGGRPGLPVGALPLAAARLPAARLPLPVCVVLRAHLQLHVTPRASHLLLPGLRRAQPLQPGFPELESPALSKILRTAAFTYPFLFDNLPLFYRLGLCWGRGHSCGQEALSTSHGYHLFCALLTGFLFASHLPERLAPGRFDYIGHSHQLFHICAVLGTHFQLEAVLADMGSRRAWLAMQEPPLGLAGTVATLGLAVAGNLLIIAAFTASLFQAPSTCPLLQGGPLERNTKAKLQ
- the PAQR6 gene encoding membrane progestin receptor delta isoform X4 produces the protein MTGRGTGRGWKVLAWRGGRSVLFSLLLGQLHPPWWPSPSTCAKECAWERQPGRRAGGAAKLRPPGGSTQVNVEVPGHHAQSQAAPTPSRPPGPQGVLGRWYHVWLPPPHQLGLGLCPQLLPDDQRDRQHLDSLPAHLVLPVAPPGAGGRPGLPVGALPLAAARLPAARLPLPVCVVLRAHLQLHVTPRASHLLLPGLRRAQPLQPGFPELESPALSKILRTAAFTYPFLFDNLPLFYRATATSYSTSVQCWAHTSSWRRCWLIWDLAEPGWPCRNRRWAWRAQWPHWAWQWLGTCSSLLLSQLPYFRLPVRAPCCRVARWRGIQRPNYSEAPALSLPWREAEARCPPPRPHPRAGEEPRPRPDKTGALLSLEPRGVAEERVRRSEGRGEERGWEAGRE
- the PAQR6 gene encoding membrane progestin receptor delta isoform X1, which codes for MTGRGTGRGWKVLAWRGGRSVLFSLLLGQLHPPWWPSPSTCAKECAWERQPGRRAGGAAKLRPPGGSTQVNVEVPGHHAQSQAAPTPSRPPGPQGVLGRWYHVWLPPPHQLGLGLCPQLLPDDQRDRQHLDSLPAHLVREALSQAWASSSRGYSGGPGPSGPAGSTGSRWGSGGLSTCLPQVLPVAPPGAGGRPGLPVGALPLAAARLPAARLPLPVCVVLRAHLQLHVTPRASHLLLPGLRRAQPLQPGFPELESPALSKILRTAAFTYPFLFDNLPLFYRATATSYSTSVQCWAHTSSWRRCWLIWDLAEPGWPCRNRRWAWRAQWPHWAWQWLGTCSSLLLSQLPYFRLPVRAPCCRVARWRGIQRPNYSEAPALSLPWREAEARCPPPRPHPRAGEEPRPRPDKTGALLSLEPRGVAEERVRRSEGRGEERGWEAGRE
- the PAQR6 gene encoding membrane progestin receptor delta isoform X6 is translated as MLSLKLPQLLRVHQVPRVFWEDGIMSGYRRPTSSALDCVLSSFQMTNETVNIWTHFLPTWYFLWRLLALAGGQGFRSEPYHWPLLVFLLPACLYPFASCCAHTFSSMSPRARHICYFLDYGALSLYSLGCAFPYAAYSMPASWLHSRLHQLFVPAAALNSFLCTGLSCYSRFPELESPALSKILRTAAFTYPFLFDNLPLFYRATATSYSTSVQCWAHTSSWRRCWLIWDLAEPGWPCRNRRWAWRAQWPHWAWQWLGTCSSLLLSQLPYFRLPVRAPCCRVARWRGIQRPNYSEAPALSLPWREAEARCPPPRPHPRAGEEPRPRPDKTGALLSLEPRGVAEERVRRSEGRGEERGWEAGRE
- the PAQR6 gene encoding membrane progestin receptor delta isoform X8; the protein is MSGYRRPTSSALDCVLSSFQMTNETVNIWTHFLPTWYFLWRLLALAGGQGFRSEPYHWPLLVFLLPACLYPFASCCAHTFSSMSPRARHICYFLDYGALSLYSLGCAFPYAAYSMPASWLHSRLHQLFVPAAALNSFLCTGLSCYSRFPELESPALSKILRTAAFTYPFLFDNLPLFYRLGLCWGRGHSCGQEALSTSHGYHLFCALLTGFLFASHLPERLAPGRFDYIGHSHQLFHICAVLGTHFQLEAVLADMGSRRAWLAMQEPPLGLAGTVATLGLAVAGNLLIIAAFTASLFQAPSTCPLLQGGPLERNTKAKLQ